A genomic region of Syntrophobacterales bacterium contains the following coding sequences:
- the tsaB gene encoding tRNA (adenosine(37)-N6)-threonylcarbamoyltransferase complex dimerization subunit type 1 TsaB: MESRLILGIDNSIDFLNIALSLENSLVEERCVKSTLPPSQIISGHVGQILKGHGYAVDDLSLLTVTLGPGSFTGMRVAIAFAKGLSAGRAIPLIGVSTLDVLAASFSFMEGHYAFPLIDAKKGEVFGALYRVSGGDMKRLSDYGAIKPKDVAGIIRTPCICFGTGIRICEEFISKIEGVTIIRDTFAAVSAWRLILEAIKRADTRPAMDLQPIYGRRSEAEINFSVTVT; encoded by the coding sequence GTGGAAAGTAGGCTCATCCTCGGAATTGATAACTCCATTGATTTTTTGAATATCGCCCTTTCGCTCGAAAACAGCCTGGTTGAGGAGAGATGCGTAAAGAGCACTCTTCCACCTTCTCAGATCATTTCAGGGCATGTTGGGCAGATCCTTAAGGGACACGGATATGCAGTGGATGACCTATCCCTTTTGACAGTGACCCTTGGACCAGGTTCTTTTACGGGCATGAGGGTAGCCATCGCTTTTGCAAAAGGCCTGAGCGCCGGCCGCGCTATTCCTCTTATTGGCGTGTCGACCCTGGACGTCTTGGCTGCTTCTTTCTCCTTCATGGAAGGCCACTATGCCTTCCCTCTTATCGACGCCAAGAAGGGTGAGGTTTTTGGCGCCCTTTACAGGGTTTCCGGGGGAGACATGAAACGGCTCAGCGACTATGGCGCGATAAAACCGAAGGATGTGGCAGGCATAATCAGAACACCATGCATATGCTTCGGGACAGGCATCCGCATTTGTGAAGAATTCATATCCAAAATTGAAGGGGTCACGATCATCAGAGATACATTTGCGGCGGTCTCGGCTTGGAGACTGATACTGGAAGCAATAAAACGAGCCGACACGAGGCCCGCGATGGATTTACAGCCGATTTACGGCAGGAGGTCCGAAGCAGAGATCAATTTTAGTGTTACCGTCACATGA